ACTAGACCTCTTAAAAGATAAAATGTCAGCTCATGGGGTTAGCCTTGTTTCATGGTTAAGGGTACCACATATTTGGGCTTTTAATATTGTGCCTGTTCAGAAAATTTTACTTTTCTACCGAGGTGGTGAAATGTGTTACTAACGGACCCAGGAGTTGAAATGTAACATGttaagaaacaaagaaaaatgtgGAAGGTTATACTCTGTAGAAATCTCTACAGAAATAATTCCATATATATGGAAAGTCCATTCAGTCTAATTTTACGGTAAATCTGCATGAGGAGTTACCAGTCAacagaaaacctacaggaaacTAGTCACCTCACTGGGTTTGAGTCACATTTTCTCCCATGACCCCAATGACAAAGTTCAGAGGCTGGTTACGTTTTTATAATGTACATCCAGcacattaaatataaattatataaatattgtcGATGCTATTATCTACATTTGCGCCATTACCCATGAGGGGTCTACTCTACAGTGTTTCTAAACAGGGGCTTTGTTTAACCAAGTAACGGACCATACGCTAAAGCAAAACCGTTATTCAAACCTCTCAGCTCATGGACACTCCTAACATATGACTTGGAAAGAGTGAATTTGTTAACAATATTTATGGCGCATGGGGTtatatacaatttaaaaatgcaCAACGCAATATTTATTGTTACTGTAGTACTCGTGAATGTCTGAGATTGCAGCAAATTATCAATCGTCAATGAAATCGATCGAACACGCTGGACACTGGGCCTTCCTGCCGGACAGTGAAGAGCTGCTTGGGCTGCTGCCAGCTTGTGAATGCATGGCTGCTTGTAATGTCCCCTTGGTAGCGGCAAGTCCTTGGTGATGATCTGACTGAGAACAAGGCGTCTTGCTTTTTCGACTGCTGTAAACACGTTTGGAGAATTTCCGAACCTTACGGAACAAAGTCCTTCTCAGGAGGATGTAGATCCAAGGGTCAAGGATGGCGTTGACCGCGGCAATCCGAATAGCCGCCAGATCTGCTTGGGAATTCTCTTTCTGTGTTATCTGGTTAGCAAATACGCGTACCTAAAACAAGATAAGAAATGTCAGGCTTAGGCTTACCGCTTCCCTTGCAAACTAAACGAAAATATCAAATAAAGACAAGACGCGTCTTACCACTAGCGGCGCGGAGCAACCTAACACCACAACCGAGGTCACCATGAGCACAGTCATCATTTGCGCTTCTACGTCCGAGGAAAGCGCAGTCCAACGCGCCCGTGTGCTGCCTCGTGTAACGGGATTTTGGACTTTCCTGCGGCGCATTATCAATAGTGTGCCACAAACTGCAAAGTTGAGGATTATCGTCATCAATATCAGCAGAAAACTCACACTGGCATATAAAAACGAATATGCGGCCGGCAAGAGCTCATTAGCCCTCCAGTTGATGAAACACCAGGTTTGGGAGGGTTGACACGTGCTTTCAGACATGCCCATCACCGGTAGACAGCAAAACACAATGttgctaaaataaatacaaaacaaacacttgCGAGCGAAATACTTGTCAATTCCACACCTTTGGTATGTGTAAGGGCAGCAAATAGCGAGGTAGCGCTCTCCAGACATCGCGAATATAATACTTAGTCCAGCCACTCCAAAGAACAGCaacaaaaaggaatggaattCACAAAGATTACGGTCATCCAGCACATTTCTATCGAGGTAAGTTGCTATAGTGATTGGGCTGGCCAGGCATGTCCCAAGAAGATCCGTGACAGCCAAACCGCAAACTAAGGCGAAGAAGGCAGACGATTTGCGCCCTTGGTTAGATCCAGAAAGAGCTGCTATTGCCGTTATATTTCCTATCACCCCCCCAGCGAACATTAACACAGGTACAGCCATGGCTGCAGCTGACTTTTCAGACACATTGTGTGAAGGGAAATAACTCGTATCGTTCATGGTTTTcgctaaaaataaaaaaataaaaaaaggctcTCCAAAGTGCAGAACGATCTTCCTTTTTAATTTTCCGAACTTCAGCAAAGTCTATTCAAAT
The nucleotide sequence above comes from Esox lucius isolate fEsoLuc1 chromosome 8, fEsoLuc1.pri, whole genome shotgun sequence. Encoded proteins:
- the LOC105029289 gene encoding prostaglandin E2 receptor EP4 subtype-like, yielding MNDTSYFPSHNVSEKSAAAMAVPVLMFAGGVIGNITAIAALSGSNQGRKSSAFFALVCGLAVTDLLGTCLASPITIATYLDRNVLDDRNLCEFHSFLLLFFGVAGLSIIFAMSGERYLAICCPYTYQRCGIDKYFARKCLFCIYFSNIVFCCLPVMGMSESTCQPSQTWCFINWRANELLPAAYSFLYASVSFLLILMTIILNFAVCGTLLIMRRRKVQNPVTRGSTRARWTALSSDVEAQMMTVLMVTSVVVLGCSAPLVVRVFANQITQKENSQADLAAIRIAAVNAILDPWIYILLRRTLFRKVRKFSKRVYSSRKSKTPCSQSDHHQGLAATKGTLQAAMHSQAGSSPSSSSLSGRKAQCPACSIDFIDD